From a single Meles meles chromosome 21, mMelMel3.1 paternal haplotype, whole genome shotgun sequence genomic region:
- the E4F1 gene encoding transcription factor E4F1 isoform X2: protein MEGAMAVRVTAAHTAEARAEAGREAGEGGVAAAAAALAPGGFLGLPAPFSEEDEDDVHRCGRCQAEFTALEDFVQHKLQKACQRATQEASPAAPAAGALLGQEAVPAVASPEEPITVAHIVVEAAALTADMSHAPDIVGGGHIKEVIVAAEAEPGDGEMAEAPGSPGRRGPVLGGEGEQAPVKLLVNEDGRYVCVLCHKTFKTGSILKAHMVTHSSRKDHECKLCGASFRTKGSLIRHHRRHTDERPYKCAKCGKSFRESGALTRHLKSLTPCTEKIRFSMSKDVLVGKEDAPAAQRGSGSSTMGTVPSSSVSGEPMETSPVIHLVTDAKGTVIHEVHVQMQELPLGMKGLAAEPPGPEELPCSSESGRENLLHQAMQNSGIVLERVTGEEGALEPAPPAAPSPQTLGDGPPELPLLEVEPVETVGACAAGVFRWGWTPATRSPAQPSGRPPCCVPCGGKIEPLLQRLCSLFAAFPELMMELVGRGGGDGGCHGSVLLGAAGGPTHSGSWKVLWPPPRPQQVAGGASTVPRTHPCPQCSETFPTAATLEAHKRGHAGPRPFTCVQCGKAFPKAYLLKKHQEVHVHERRFRCGDCGKLYKTIAHVRGHRRVHSDERPYPCPECGKCYKTKNAQQVHFRTHLEEKPHVCPFCSRGFREKGSLVRHVRHHTGEKPFKCYRCGRGFAEHGTLNRHLRTKGGCLLEVEELLVSEESPTAAAAVLAEDPHTVLVEFSSVVADTQEYIIEAAADDTETHEAAEIIEGTQTEVDSHIMKVVQQIVHQASAGHQIIVQNVTMDQEAGLGPEAAAADTITIATPESLTEQVAMTLASAISEGTVLTARAGATGTEQATVTMVSSEDIEILEHAGELVIASPEGQLEVQTVIV, encoded by the exons ATGAAGACGACGTGCACAGATGTGGCCGCTGCCAGGCCGAGTTCACTGCCTTGGAAGACTTTGTTCAGCACAAGCTCCAGAAGGCGTGCCAGCGGGCCACCCAGGAGGCCTCGCCTGCAGCCCCTGCTGCCGGGGCGCTGCTGGGCCAGGAG GCGGTGCCAGCGGTGGCGAGCCCGGAGGAGCCCATCACTGTGGCCCACATCGTGGTGGAGGCTGCCGCTTTGACAGCAGACATGAGCCACGCACCGGACATCGTCG GCGGCGGACACATCAAAGAGGTCATCGTGGCTGCCGAGGCAGAGCCGGGGGACGGCGAGATGGCGGAAGCCCCGGGCAGCCCCGGCCGCCGGGGGcctgtgctcggcggggagggCGAGCAGGCTCCGGTGAAGCTGCTGGTGAACGAGGACGGCCGCTACGTGTGTGTGCTGTGCCACAAGACCTTCAAGACG ggcagCATCCTCAAGGCCCACATGGTGACCCACAGTAGCCGCAAGGACCACGAGTGCAAGCTGTGCGGGGCCTCCTTCCGGACCAAGGGCTCACTCATCCGGCACCACCGGCGGCACACGG ATGAGCGCCCCTATAAGTGTGCCAAGTGTGGGAAGAGCTTCCGGGAGTCGGGTGCGCTGACCCGGCACCTCAAGTCTCTCACGCCGTGCACAGAGAAAATCCGCTTCAGCATGAGCAAGGACGTGCTTGTCGGCAAGGAGGATGCGCCTGCAGCCCAGCGAG GGTCTGGCTCCTCCACCATGGGGACGGTCCCATCTTCCTCCGTGTCGGGAGAACCTATGGAGACCTCGCCCGTGATTCACCTGGTGACAGATGCCAAGGGCACGGTCATCCATGAAGTCCACGTCCAGATGCAAGAGCTGCCCCTCGGCATGAAAGGCCTGGCTGCGGAG CCCCCGGGCCCCGAGGAGCTGCCCTGTTCCAGCGAGAGCGGCCGTGAGAACCTGCTGCACCAGGCCATGCAGAACTCCGGCATTGTCCTCGAGCGCGTCACCGGAGAGGAGGGGGCCCTggagccagcccctcctgccGCGCCcagtccccagaccctgggagaCGGTCCCCCAGAGCTGCCGCTGCTGGAGGTGGAGCCCGTGGAGACAGTAGGTGCCTGCGCTGCCGGCGTATTTCGGTGGGGCTGGACCCCGGCTACAAGGTCACCAGCCCAGCCCAGTGGCCGccctccctgctgtgttccctgtGGTGGAAAAATCGAGCCCCTTCTGCAGAGACTTTGTTCCCTGTTCGCTGCCTTCCCGGAGCTCATGATGGAGCTtgtgggacggggtgggggggacgggGGTTGCCATGGGTCTGTTCTCCTTGGAGCTGCCGGGGGTCCCACCCACAGTGGGAGCTGGAAGGTGCTGtggccacccccccgcccccagcaggtGGCCGGCGGGGCCTCCACTGTGCCCAGGACCCACCCGTGCCCTCAGTGCAGTGAGACCTTCCCAACAGCGGCCACCCTGGAAGCCCACAAAAGGGGCCATGCAG GGCCAAGGCCATTCACGTGCGTGCAGTGCGGCAAGGCCTTCCCCAAGGCCTACCTGCTCAAGAAGCACCAGGAGGTCCACGTGCACGAGCGCCGCTTCCGCTGTGGAGACTGCGGGAAGCTGTACAAGACCATCGCCCACGTCCGCGGCCACCGGCGTGTCCACTCCGACGAGCGGCCCTACCCGTGTCCTGAGTGCGGCAAGTGCTACAAGACCAAG AACGCCCAGCAGGTGCACTTCCGGACGCACCTGGAGGAGAAGCCGCACGTGTGCCCGTTCTGCAGCCGAGGCTTCCGGGAGAAGGGCTCCCTGGTGCGGCACGTGCGGCACCACACGGGGGAGAAGCCCTTCAAGTGTTACAGGTGCGGCCGCGGCTTTGCCGAGCACGGCACGCTCAACCGGCACCTGCGCACCAAAG ggggCTGCCTGCTGGAGGTGGAGGAGCTGCTGGTGTCCGAGGAGAGCCCCACGGCAGCCGCCGCCGTGCTGGCCGAGGACCCGCACACCGTGCTGGTGGAGTTCTCGTCCGTGGTGGCGGACACGCAGGAGTACATCATCGAG GCCGCTGCTGACGACACGGAGACCCACGAAGCCGCGGAGATCATCGAGGGCACCCAGACGGag GTGGACAGCCACATCATGAAGGTGGTGCAGCAGATCGTGCACCAGGCCAGCGCCGGGCACCAGATCATCGTGCAGAATGTGACCATGGACCAGGAGGCGGGGCTGGGCCCGGAGGCGGCCGCGGCCGACACCATCACCATCGCTACACCCGAGAGCCTGACCGAGCAGGTGGCCATGACGCTGGCCTCGGCCATCAGCGAGGGCACTGTGCTCACGGCCCGCGCGGGCGCCACTGGCACCGAGCAGGCCACCGTGACTATGGTCTCGTCAGAGGACATTGAGATCCTGGAGCACGCGGGCGAGCTTGTCATCGCGTCACCGGAGGGCCAGCTCGAGGTGCAGACGGTCATCGTCTAG
- the E4F1 gene encoding transcription factor E4F1 isoform X4, with protein sequence MEGAMAVRVTAAHTAEARAEAGREAGEGGVAAAAAALAPGGFLGLPAPFSEEDEDDVHRCGRCQAEFTALEDFVQHKLQKACQRATQEASPAAPAAGALLGQEAVPAVASPEEPITVAHIVVEAAALTADMSHAPDIVGGGHIKEVIVAAEAEPGDGEMAEAPGSPGRRGPVLGGEGEQAPVKLLVNEDGRYVCVLCHKTFKTGSILKAHMVTHSSRKDHECKLCGASFRTKGSLIRHHRRHTDERPYKCAKCGKSFRESGALTRHLKSLTPCTEKIRFSMSKDVLVGKEDAPAAQRGSGSSTMGTVPSSSVSGEPMETSPVIHLVTDAKGTVIHEVHVQMQELPLGMKGLAAEPPGPEELPCSSESGRENLLHQAMQNSGIVLERVTGEEGALEPAPPAAPSPQTLGDGPPELPLLEVEPVETVAGGASTVPRTHPCPQCSETFPTAATLEAHKRGHAGPRPFTCVQCGKAFPKAYLLKKHQEVHVHERRFRCGDCGKLYKTIAHVRGHRRVHSDERPYPCPECGKCYKTKVGPWRLTPMTRAPLSWARSQHSLPHAAPRPSCLARAPLPQPVVGVGEPRTERRPGQVGADGGAPQNAQQVHFRTHLEEKPHVCPFCSRGFREKGSLVRHVRHHTGEKPFKCYRCGRGFAEHGTLNRHLRTKGGCLLEVEELLVSEESPTAAAAVLAEDPHTVLVEFSSVVADTQEYIIEAAADDTETHEAAEIIEGTQTEVDSHIMKVVQQIVHQASAGHQIIVQNVTMDQEAGLGPEAAAADTITIATPESLTEQVAMTLASAISEGTVLTARAGATGTEQATVTMVSSEDIEILEHAGELVIASPEGQLEVQTVIV encoded by the exons ATGAAGACGACGTGCACAGATGTGGCCGCTGCCAGGCCGAGTTCACTGCCTTGGAAGACTTTGTTCAGCACAAGCTCCAGAAGGCGTGCCAGCGGGCCACCCAGGAGGCCTCGCCTGCAGCCCCTGCTGCCGGGGCGCTGCTGGGCCAGGAG GCGGTGCCAGCGGTGGCGAGCCCGGAGGAGCCCATCACTGTGGCCCACATCGTGGTGGAGGCTGCCGCTTTGACAGCAGACATGAGCCACGCACCGGACATCGTCG GCGGCGGACACATCAAAGAGGTCATCGTGGCTGCCGAGGCAGAGCCGGGGGACGGCGAGATGGCGGAAGCCCCGGGCAGCCCCGGCCGCCGGGGGcctgtgctcggcggggagggCGAGCAGGCTCCGGTGAAGCTGCTGGTGAACGAGGACGGCCGCTACGTGTGTGTGCTGTGCCACAAGACCTTCAAGACG ggcagCATCCTCAAGGCCCACATGGTGACCCACAGTAGCCGCAAGGACCACGAGTGCAAGCTGTGCGGGGCCTCCTTCCGGACCAAGGGCTCACTCATCCGGCACCACCGGCGGCACACGG ATGAGCGCCCCTATAAGTGTGCCAAGTGTGGGAAGAGCTTCCGGGAGTCGGGTGCGCTGACCCGGCACCTCAAGTCTCTCACGCCGTGCACAGAGAAAATCCGCTTCAGCATGAGCAAGGACGTGCTTGTCGGCAAGGAGGATGCGCCTGCAGCCCAGCGAG GGTCTGGCTCCTCCACCATGGGGACGGTCCCATCTTCCTCCGTGTCGGGAGAACCTATGGAGACCTCGCCCGTGATTCACCTGGTGACAGATGCCAAGGGCACGGTCATCCATGAAGTCCACGTCCAGATGCAAGAGCTGCCCCTCGGCATGAAAGGCCTGGCTGCGGAG CCCCCGGGCCCCGAGGAGCTGCCCTGTTCCAGCGAGAGCGGCCGTGAGAACCTGCTGCACCAGGCCATGCAGAACTCCGGCATTGTCCTCGAGCGCGTCACCGGAGAGGAGGGGGCCCTggagccagcccctcctgccGCGCCcagtccccagaccctgggagaCGGTCCCCCAGAGCTGCCGCTGCTGGAGGTGGAGCCCGTGGAGACA gtGGCCGGCGGGGCCTCCACTGTGCCCAGGACCCACCCGTGCCCTCAGTGCAGTGAGACCTTCCCAACAGCGGCCACCCTGGAAGCCCACAAAAGGGGCCATGCAG GGCCAAGGCCATTCACGTGCGTGCAGTGCGGCAAGGCCTTCCCCAAGGCCTACCTGCTCAAGAAGCACCAGGAGGTCCACGTGCACGAGCGCCGCTTCCGCTGTGGAGACTGCGGGAAGCTGTACAAGACCATCGCCCACGTCCGCGGCCACCGGCGTGTCCACTCCGACGAGCGGCCCTACCCGTGTCCTGAGTGCGGCAAGTGCTACAAGACCAAGGTGGGACCCTGGCGCCTGACCCCCATGACGCGGGCTCCCCTGTCCTGGGCCAGATCCCAGCACTCCCTCCCCCACGCAGCCCCTCGCCCCTCCTGCCTGGCCCGGGCCCCTCTTCCTCAGcccgtggtgggggtgggagagccGCGTACCGAGCGGCGGCCGGGCCAGGTGGGGGCTGACGGTGGGGCCCCACAGAACGCCCAGCAGGTGCACTTCCGGACGCACCTGGAGGAGAAGCCGCACGTGTGCCCGTTCTGCAGCCGAGGCTTCCGGGAGAAGGGCTCCCTGGTGCGGCACGTGCGGCACCACACGGGGGAGAAGCCCTTCAAGTGTTACAGGTGCGGCCGCGGCTTTGCCGAGCACGGCACGCTCAACCGGCACCTGCGCACCAAAG ggggCTGCCTGCTGGAGGTGGAGGAGCTGCTGGTGTCCGAGGAGAGCCCCACGGCAGCCGCCGCCGTGCTGGCCGAGGACCCGCACACCGTGCTGGTGGAGTTCTCGTCCGTGGTGGCGGACACGCAGGAGTACATCATCGAG GCCGCTGCTGACGACACGGAGACCCACGAAGCCGCGGAGATCATCGAGGGCACCCAGACGGag GTGGACAGCCACATCATGAAGGTGGTGCAGCAGATCGTGCACCAGGCCAGCGCCGGGCACCAGATCATCGTGCAGAATGTGACCATGGACCAGGAGGCGGGGCTGGGCCCGGAGGCGGCCGCGGCCGACACCATCACCATCGCTACACCCGAGAGCCTGACCGAGCAGGTGGCCATGACGCTGGCCTCGGCCATCAGCGAGGGCACTGTGCTCACGGCCCGCGCGGGCGCCACTGGCACCGAGCAGGCCACCGTGACTATGGTCTCGTCAGAGGACATTGAGATCCTGGAGCACGCGGGCGAGCTTGTCATCGCGTCACCGGAGGGCCAGCTCGAGGTGCAGACGGTCATCGTCTAG